One stretch of Thermococcus sp. 21S9 DNA includes these proteins:
- a CDS encoding RNA ligase: MVSSGFRNLLLKLGLPEERLEVLEGKGGIEEDTFEGIRYVRFRDSARGFRRGTAVFEDGTVVLGFPHIKRIVQLENGVKRIFKGRPFYVEEKVDGYNVRVVKVKDRILALTRGGFVCPFTTERILDFISEEFFRDYPNLILVGEMAGPESPYLVEGPPYVKEDIQFFLFDIQEKGTGRSIPAEERYKLAEEYGIPQVEVFGLYDRSRVEELRELVDRLSEEKREGVVMKTPDMRRIAKYVTPYANINDIRIGSRIFFDLPGGYFMGRISRLAFYIAERRIRGEDFESYAKALGEALLKPLVESIEEVSQGHDVEETFRVRVKNVSTAHRMVSHFERLGLKIHIEDIEDLGNGYWRITFKRLYPDATREIRELWNGLAFVD, encoded by the coding sequence ATGGTCAGCTCGGGCTTTCGAAACCTTCTCCTGAAACTCGGCCTGCCGGAGGAAAGACTTGAGGTTCTTGAAGGCAAAGGAGGGATAGAGGAGGATACCTTCGAGGGAATCCGCTACGTCCGCTTCCGCGATTCGGCGAGGGGCTTCAGGAGGGGAACGGCCGTTTTTGAGGACGGGACGGTCGTCTTGGGATTTCCTCACATAAAGCGAATCGTCCAGCTCGAGAACGGTGTAAAGAGGATTTTCAAGGGCAGGCCCTTCTACGTCGAGGAGAAGGTTGACGGCTACAACGTCCGCGTCGTCAAAGTTAAAGACAGGATTTTAGCGCTCACCCGGGGCGGTTTCGTCTGCCCCTTCACGACCGAGAGGATTCTTGACTTCATCAGCGAGGAGTTCTTCAGGGATTATCCCAACCTCATCCTCGTCGGTGAGATGGCGGGGCCGGAGAGTCCTTATCTGGTCGAGGGACCGCCCTACGTTAAGGAGGACATCCAGTTCTTCCTGTTCGACATCCAGGAGAAGGGAACCGGCAGGAGCATTCCAGCCGAGGAGAGGTATAAACTCGCCGAGGAGTACGGGATTCCACAGGTTGAGGTCTTTGGACTCTACGACCGCTCAAGGGTTGAGGAGCTGAGGGAGCTTGTTGATAGGCTCAGCGAGGAGAAGCGGGAAGGCGTCGTCATGAAGACGCCGGACATGAGGAGGATAGCGAAGTACGTGACGCCCTACGCGAACATCAACGACATAAGGATAGGCTCCAGAATCTTCTTCGACTTGCCCGGTGGCTACTTCATGGGCCGGATAAGCCGGCTCGCCTTCTACATAGCCGAGCGAAGGATTAGGGGAGAGGACTTCGAGAGCTACGCGAAGGCGCTCGGCGAGGCCCTCCTAAAGCCCCTCGTTGAGAGCATCGAAGAGGTATCCCAGGGCCACGACGTCGAGGAGACCTTCAGGGTGAGGGTAAAGAACGTGAGCACCGCCCACAGAATGGTGAGCCACTTCGAGAGGCTCGGCCTCAAAATCCACATCGAGGACATAGAGGATTTGGGGAACGGCTACTGGAGGATAACCTTCAAGAGGCTCTACCCCGACGCGACGCGCGAGATAAGGGAGCTGTGGAACGGCTTGGCTTTTGTTGACTGA
- a CDS encoding 50S ribosomal protein L16: protein MGLRPAKIDRDVDKPAYTRREYIRGAPGPRITIFDMGNLSAEFQYEVSLQAEQAMQIRQNALEAIRIQVNRYLQKNVGRSNYHFKIRVYPFQVLRENPMATGRKADRYGNGMRRPFGKPIGLAARVRKDQKILTVWVNENHLKFALEAMRRAKMKLPYSAYYRIYDKDGNDVTTKVLSTMKR from the coding sequence ATGGGACTTAGACCAGCGAAGATTGATAGGGACGTTGACAAGCCCGCTTACACGAGGAGGGAATACATACGCGGTGCTCCCGGACCGAGGATAACCATCTTCGACATGGGCAACCTCTCGGCCGAGTTCCAGTACGAGGTTAGCCTTCAGGCGGAGCAGGCGATGCAGATAAGGCAGAACGCCCTTGAGGCGATTCGTATCCAGGTCAACAGGTACCTCCAGAAGAACGTCGGTAGGAGCAACTACCACTTCAAGATTCGCGTTTACCCGTTCCAGGTGCTCCGTGAGAACCCGATGGCCACCGGAAGGAAGGCCGACCGTTACGGAAACGGTATGCGCAGGCCCTTCGGAAAGCCGATTGGCTTAGCTGCCCGCGTCAGGAAGGACCAGAAGATACTCACCGTCTGGGTCAACGAGAACCACCTCAAGTTCGCCCTCGAGGCCATGAGGAGGGCCAAGATGAAGCTCCCCTACAGCGCCTACTACAGGATTTATGACAAGGACGGCAACGACGTCACCACCAAGGTTCTCTCCACTATGAAGCGCTGA
- a CDS encoding MFS transporter: protein MERRRLAGILLLIISAFTGTIAFRLATPAIAFYTRDILRASMFAVSLVSMSFVLARAFSSVLGGLVLERGKKLVYLGAIAMMGNAVAVQLYPLTSSWLQVAGIKLLNGFLNGISWPMAQFVLAVTTPREIRARVTALYFFFGSIASLLGNYVYAYTVSLGLAGQMWISSAFFVLTGLIMLLSYYLLFDLITPRKKKTPDGERPSLNPKRVLTIASLMAVIVAFTSGEITYVYVSEALGLSKERTAVLLGWTGFLSALLSYFVSWVADVRSEARMVKLTALLAGISPILASIKTAPTVFLGIFLALFAFQSFRPISRKVLASYHRSSLAIGGVNAVQNLSTFIGGMLFGLAYSLGEVHLGLTLNLALLTFLPFSLGLIIEGTRVKDGESPKLL, encoded by the coding sequence ATGGAGCGCAGAAGACTCGCCGGGATTCTGCTCCTCATCATCTCGGCCTTCACGGGAACGATTGCATTTCGCCTCGCAACCCCCGCCATAGCCTTCTACACGCGAGACATTCTCAGGGCGAGCATGTTCGCGGTTTCCCTCGTCTCGATGTCCTTTGTGCTTGCGAGGGCCTTCTCGTCCGTCCTCGGCGGTCTCGTCCTTGAGAGGGGCAAAAAGCTCGTCTACCTCGGAGCGATAGCGATGATGGGGAACGCGGTGGCCGTTCAGCTCTACCCGCTCACGTCGAGCTGGCTTCAGGTCGCTGGGATAAAGCTCCTCAACGGCTTCCTCAACGGGATAAGCTGGCCGATGGCCCAGTTCGTTCTGGCCGTAACGACGCCGAGGGAGATAAGGGCGCGCGTTACCGCGCTCTACTTCTTCTTCGGGAGCATAGCGTCTCTCCTCGGCAACTACGTTTACGCCTACACCGTCAGCCTCGGCTTGGCCGGCCAGATGTGGATTTCCTCAGCGTTCTTCGTCCTGACCGGCCTTATCATGCTCCTCAGCTACTACCTCCTCTTCGACCTGATAACGCCGAGGAAGAAGAAAACACCGGACGGCGAGAGGCCGAGCTTAAATCCGAAGAGGGTTCTAACGATTGCCTCGCTGATGGCGGTTATAGTGGCCTTCACCTCGGGCGAGATAACCTACGTCTACGTCTCGGAGGCTTTGGGGCTGAGCAAGGAGAGAACCGCCGTTCTGCTCGGCTGGACCGGGTTCCTCTCGGCGTTGCTCAGCTACTTCGTCTCGTGGGTTGCGGACGTTAGGAGCGAGGCAAGGATGGTGAAGCTCACCGCCCTACTCGCGGGAATATCGCCGATTTTAGCGTCGATAAAGACCGCGCCAACGGTTTTCCTTGGAATTTTTCTGGCTCTCTTCGCCTTCCAGAGCTTCCGCCCGATTTCGCGGAAGGTTCTGGCGAGCTACCACCGCTCCTCTCTCGCGATAGGCGGTGTGAACGCGGTTCAGAACCTCTCGACCTTCATCGGCGGAATGCTCTTCGGCTTGGCTTACTCGCTCGGGGAGGTCCACCTTGGGCTGACCCTGAACCTTGCGCTCCTAACCTTCCTGCCCTTTTCGCTCGGGCTGATAATCGAGGGAACGAGGGTGAAAGATGGTGAAAGTCCAAAACTTTTATAA
- a CDS encoding alanine--glyoxylate aminotransferase family protein, with product MELRFDMEYEDAYREVYEMVKPKYKLFTAGPVACFPEVLAIMSVQMFSHRSAEAKAVHVDTLERLKKFLEADRGEIILFPSSGTGFMESAVRNTVPRGGKVLVTIIGAFGKRFADVVEANGRKAVILEKEPGYAIKPEELDDALRKNPDVHAVTITYNETSTGVLNPLPELAKVVHEHDKLLFVDAVSAMGGADIKFDEWGIDLVFASSQKAFGVPPGLAVAAVSERVFEIAEKMPERGWYFDLPLYKKFNEKKKGTPSTPPLPQIFGLNVVLRIIEKMGGKNEWLDMYRKRSEMIREGVKEMGLGILAEPGYESPTITAVVVPEGMKGVDVYNAMRERGFELAKGYGSVAEKTFRIGNMGYMTFDDIREMLDNLREVIEKLKA from the coding sequence ATGGAACTCCGTTTCGACATGGAGTATGAGGACGCTTACAGGGAAGTCTATGAGATGGTGAAGCCGAAGTACAAGCTCTTTACCGCCGGACCGGTCGCCTGTTTTCCGGAGGTTCTCGCGATAATGAGCGTGCAGATGTTCAGCCACCGCTCGGCCGAGGCGAAAGCCGTTCACGTTGACACCCTCGAGAGGCTCAAGAAGTTCCTTGAGGCCGACAGGGGCGAGATAATCCTCTTCCCGAGCTCGGGAACCGGCTTCATGGAGTCGGCCGTCAGAAACACCGTCCCGCGCGGTGGAAAGGTCCTCGTCACAATCATCGGCGCCTTCGGAAAGCGCTTCGCTGACGTCGTCGAGGCCAACGGAAGGAAGGCGGTAATCCTCGAGAAGGAGCCCGGCTACGCAATAAAGCCGGAGGAACTGGACGACGCCCTCAGGAAGAACCCCGACGTCCACGCGGTCACAATAACCTACAACGAGACCTCAACCGGTGTTCTTAACCCGCTCCCCGAGCTGGCCAAAGTTGTTCACGAGCACGACAAGCTCCTCTTCGTTGACGCCGTCTCGGCAATGGGTGGAGCGGACATAAAGTTCGACGAGTGGGGCATCGACCTCGTCTTCGCGAGCAGTCAGAAGGCCTTCGGCGTCCCGCCGGGACTCGCGGTTGCGGCTGTGAGCGAGCGCGTTTTCGAGATAGCCGAGAAGATGCCCGAGCGTGGCTGGTACTTCGACCTACCGCTCTACAAGAAGTTCAACGAGAAGAAGAAGGGAACGCCTTCAACCCCACCGCTCCCGCAGATATTCGGCCTCAACGTCGTTCTCAGGATAATCGAGAAGATGGGCGGAAAGAATGAATGGCTCGACATGTACAGGAAGAGGAGCGAGATGATACGCGAGGGCGTCAAGGAGATGGGTCTTGGAATCCTCGCCGAGCCCGGCTACGAGAGCCCGACCATCACTGCCGTCGTCGTTCCCGAGGGAATGAAGGGCGTCGACGTCTACAACGCCATGCGCGAGAGGGGCTTTGAGCTCGCCAAGGGCTACGGAAGCGTGGCAGAGAAGACCTTCAGGATTGGAAACATGGGCTACATGACATTCGACGACATCCGCGAGATGCTCGATAACCTCAGGGAGGTCATAGAAAAGCTTAAGGCCTGA
- a CDS encoding type II/IV secretion system ATPase subunit yields the protein MGVYIFKPEDLIRYGSARPEQMELLKEEVLGKKDILIVGTSRSGKTKLVEALLHYVPDDWKVAVVTAYGEFKPFKPNIEVIDTAFDQRPTKERTDEVIERLKKLNPDYVVIDTLHTVSVPRILDELIDDYAFIVTSLAMSDDLKAEVMHWLGIDEKTFDRFDILVELSRDWRTGMKKINRIYRIKNGELEPIV from the coding sequence ATGGGCGTCTACATCTTCAAGCCCGAGGATTTGATACGCTACGGCTCCGCTCGGCCAGAGCAGATGGAGCTCCTGAAGGAAGAGGTCCTCGGAAAGAAGGACATACTAATCGTCGGAACGAGCAGGAGCGGAAAGACGAAGCTCGTGGAAGCGCTACTACACTACGTCCCCGACGACTGGAAGGTGGCCGTTGTTACTGCCTACGGCGAGTTCAAGCCCTTCAAGCCGAACATCGAGGTCATTGATACCGCCTTCGACCAGCGCCCGACGAAAGAGAGGACCGACGAGGTTATTGAGAGGCTGAAGAAGCTCAACCCGGACTACGTCGTGATAGACACCCTCCACACCGTCAGCGTCCCGAGGATTCTCGATGAGCTGATAGACGACTACGCCTTCATTGTCACCTCGCTGGCGATGAGCGACGACCTGAAGGCCGAAGTCATGCACTGGCTCGGTATAGACGAGAAGACCTTCGACCGCTTTGATATTCTCGTCGAGCTGAGCAGGGACTGGAGAACAGGAATGAAGAAAATAAACAGGATTTACAGGATTAAGAACGGGGAGCTCGAGCCGATAGTTTAG
- a CDS encoding ATP-binding protein — protein sequence MFVNRKDELRFLDSLYRSGKKEVLILYGRRRVGKTELVKRFIEGKKAVYFLADRDGLESNAKRFYREAAEVLDLPKVEVRDFREAFELLKLKAPERLVVVIDEFSYLLLTDKNASAVFQHVIDEILDDRFFLILSGSIIGLMEGLMEYGNPLYGRRTAQLKLKPLNFFHVREYFKNSPIETVVKIYSVTGGVPMYFRLFEGRNFEEELLKVAFSPTSILYEEPEFILREELGDVHRHYLILEAIALGKHRVSEIANFAGIEAKDMPKYLRTLISLELVRREVPVTEPERSKKARYYLNDNFFAFWFRFVKPNRGKIELGTFEMDWDAFNTYVGKAFEEIARQFLIELNKAGKLPFHFTKIGRWWRKGKEIDLVALNERGRKALFVEVKWKDLSEREARGILRGLERKAELVGLDGGEKSYGLVAKKVEGKEELREEGFLVWDLEDFERFLSLRKERV from the coding sequence ATGTTTGTCAACCGAAAAGATGAGCTGAGGTTCCTTGACTCACTCTACCGCTCAGGAAAAAAGGAGGTCCTGATTCTCTACGGGCGCAGGCGCGTTGGGAAGACCGAGCTCGTGAAAAGGTTCATTGAAGGGAAAAAGGCCGTTTACTTTTTGGCCGATAGGGACGGGCTAGAGTCGAACGCGAAGAGGTTTTACAGGGAAGCCGCCGAGGTTCTTGACCTGCCAAAGGTTGAAGTCAGGGACTTCAGGGAAGCCTTTGAACTCCTGAAGCTCAAGGCTCCCGAAAGGCTCGTCGTCGTTATAGACGAGTTTTCGTACCTTTTGCTCACCGATAAGAACGCCTCAGCGGTTTTTCAGCACGTTATAGACGAAATCCTTGACGACAGGTTCTTCCTAATCCTAAGCGGGTCGATAATCGGCCTAATGGAGGGACTTATGGAGTACGGCAACCCCCTCTACGGCAGGAGAACAGCACAGCTCAAGCTTAAGCCCCTCAACTTCTTCCACGTCCGCGAGTACTTCAAAAATTCACCGATTGAGACTGTCGTGAAGATATACTCTGTTACCGGCGGTGTTCCCATGTACTTTAGGCTCTTTGAGGGGAGAAACTTCGAGGAAGAGCTCCTCAAGGTGGCCTTTTCGCCGACGTCAATCCTCTACGAGGAGCCAGAGTTCATTTTGAGGGAAGAGCTCGGCGACGTCCACCGCCACTACCTGATTCTTGAGGCGATTGCCCTCGGAAAGCACAGGGTCAGCGAGATTGCCAACTTCGCGGGAATCGAGGCCAAGGACATGCCGAAATACCTGAGAACTCTAATCTCCCTCGAACTCGTGAGGCGCGAGGTTCCTGTTACCGAGCCGGAGAGGAGCAAAAAGGCGCGCTACTACCTCAACGACAACTTCTTCGCCTTCTGGTTCAGGTTTGTTAAGCCGAACAGGGGAAAGATAGAGCTCGGAACGTTCGAGATGGACTGGGACGCCTTCAACACCTATGTGGGGAAAGCCTTTGAGGAGATTGCCAGGCAGTTCCTCATCGAGCTGAACAAAGCTGGGAAACTGCCGTTCCACTTTACAAAAATCGGTCGCTGGTGGCGGAAGGGAAAGGAGATTGATTTGGTCGCCTTAAACGAACGCGGGAGGAAGGCTCTCTTCGTTGAGGTTAAGTGGAAGGACTTGAGCGAGCGGGAAGCGCGGGGGATTCTAAGGGGGTTGGAGAGGAAAGCCGAGCTCGTGGGGCTTGACGGAGGGGAGAAGAGCTACGGACTGGTGGCCAAGAAGGTTGAAGGAAAAGAAGAGCTGAGGGAAGAGGGATTTTTGGTCTGGGATTTGGAAGATTTCGAAAGGTTTTTGTCTCTTCGGAAAGAACGAGTTTAA
- a CDS encoding asparagine synthetase A has product MNALQIVSRKIDPIAEVQTRAVAYLTGELSKKGFRWLLPIVLSSITDPLWPDPAAEEALRPPEVEVYGERLRLTHSMILHKQMAIAMGIDKLFVLSPNIRLEGKEADDGKHAYEFTQLDMEIAGASMDDVMGLIEELIVGLFRELRPVVWESFERELPKPKRPFRRFTIEEIREEFGSEEEASRALEEPFWITGIPREFYDREVDGIWRNYDLYLPEGYGEVSSGGEREWEYEKILAKIRSAGLSEEAFRPYLEVAKAGLLRPSAGAGIGIERLIRYIVGAEHIAEVQPFPRIPGVPAVI; this is encoded by the coding sequence ATGAACGCTCTCCAAATCGTAAGCAGAAAAATTGACCCAATTGCCGAGGTTCAGACGAGGGCAGTAGCTTACCTCACGGGCGAGCTGTCCAAGAAGGGCTTCCGCTGGTTGCTCCCGATAGTGCTCAGCTCAATAACCGACCCCCTCTGGCCGGACCCCGCCGCCGAGGAGGCATTAAGACCACCGGAGGTCGAGGTCTACGGGGAAAGACTTAGACTGACGCACAGCATGATACTCCACAAGCAGATGGCGATAGCGATGGGAATAGATAAGCTCTTCGTCCTCTCACCCAACATAAGGCTCGAAGGTAAAGAGGCAGACGACGGAAAGCACGCCTACGAGTTCACCCAGCTCGACATGGAGATTGCCGGCGCGAGCATGGACGACGTTATGGGCCTAATCGAGGAGCTGATAGTTGGACTCTTCCGCGAGTTGAGACCAGTCGTCTGGGAGTCCTTCGAGAGGGAGCTTCCGAAGCCCAAGAGGCCCTTCAGGCGCTTCACCATCGAGGAAATCCGCGAGGAGTTCGGGAGCGAGGAGGAGGCCAGCAGAGCCCTCGAGGAGCCCTTCTGGATAACGGGAATCCCGAGGGAGTTCTACGACAGGGAAGTTGACGGAATCTGGAGGAACTACGACCTCTACCTTCCGGAAGGCTACGGCGAGGTCTCGAGCGGTGGAGAAAGGGAGTGGGAGTACGAGAAGATACTCGCTAAGATACGCTCGGCCGGTCTGAGCGAAGAGGCTTTCAGGCCCTACCTTGAGGTGGCTAAGGCCGGTCTCCTGCGTCCGAGCGCCGGGGCTGGGATAGGAATCGAGAGGCTAATCCGCTACATTGTAGGGGCTGAGCACATAGCAGAAGTCCAGCCCTTCCCGAGGATTCCGGGCGTTCCGGCTGTTATCTGA
- a CDS encoding aminotransferase class V-fold PLP-dependent enzyme has product MMRNLFPALEKFKAYLNTASTGLMPSTALLEATKLLSDVIEFNGEVNSVDYMDELVLKPLQREAGRLMKVRPENVGLSIQTTEGLRRILLALEPKREQNIVSLDTEFPTIPALLKSYAKRFGLELRVVENRNGLHSLEDIEKAIDDNTFAVVLSSVNWVIGEWIDLGELSRIAHEHGAWLIVDAVQHLGSLRLFPEKEGVDALSAGSEKWLISPDTGAGLIYASDELIEEAKPISGLLNNEPPTGDWGSWWGLPEKDPWGELRPAKGIRKLDFGGGPPYLIASALLASLRLINGLGIERIERHNTKLAKIVVDEVRALGLDVFSTDSPIVTIKTGLDYSAEEALYQRLVSEGISISHRGVLGHYGIRVSPHLYNEREDVELFLEVLTSHL; this is encoded by the coding sequence ATGATGCGGAACCTCTTTCCGGCCCTTGAGAAGTTCAAGGCCTACCTCAACACCGCGAGTACCGGATTGATGCCCTCAACGGCCCTTCTTGAAGCCACTAAGCTCCTGAGCGACGTGATAGAGTTCAACGGGGAGGTGAACTCCGTTGACTACATGGACGAGCTTGTCCTAAAGCCCCTCCAAAGGGAAGCGGGTAGGCTCATGAAGGTGAGGCCCGAGAACGTCGGCCTCTCGATTCAGACCACCGAGGGGCTGAGGCGAATCCTGCTGGCCCTTGAGCCGAAGAGGGAGCAGAACATAGTTTCCCTCGACACCGAGTTCCCCACGATTCCAGCGCTTCTCAAGAGCTATGCCAAGCGCTTCGGCCTCGAGCTCCGCGTTGTTGAGAACAGGAATGGCCTCCACAGCCTTGAAGATATTGAGAAGGCCATAGACGATAACACCTTCGCGGTCGTCCTCAGCTCCGTGAACTGGGTCATCGGCGAGTGGATTGACTTGGGCGAGCTTTCAAGAATCGCCCACGAGCACGGCGCGTGGCTTATAGTTGATGCCGTCCAGCACCTCGGCTCGCTGAGGCTCTTCCCTGAGAAGGAAGGCGTGGATGCCCTCTCTGCCGGCTCGGAGAAGTGGCTCATCAGCCCTGACACGGGAGCCGGTCTAATCTACGCCTCTGATGAACTCATCGAGGAGGCCAAGCCGATATCTGGGCTCCTCAACAACGAACCGCCCACCGGGGACTGGGGTAGCTGGTGGGGACTGCCGGAGAAGGACCCCTGGGGCGAGCTGAGGCCTGCGAAGGGGATTAGGAAGCTCGACTTTGGCGGGGGGCCTCCGTATCTAATAGCCTCGGCACTTCTCGCGTCGCTCCGGTTGATTAACGGGTTGGGAATCGAGAGGATAGAGCGCCACAACACCAAGCTCGCAAAGATTGTCGTTGATGAGGTAAGGGCTCTTGGTCTCGACGTCTTCTCGACGGACTCGCCGATAGTGACGATAAAGACCGGACTCGACTACAGCGCGGAGGAGGCGCTCTACCAGAGGCTCGTCTCGGAGGGAATTTCAATCAGCCACAGGGGAGTTCTCGGCCACTACGGGATAAGGGTTTCCCCGCACCTCTACAACGAGAGGGAGGACGTGGAGCTTTTCCTTGAGGTTCTGACTTCTCACCTTTGA
- a CDS encoding DUF257 family protein encodes MEVTIPELLELVRPGETVVVEYETSYVPEFALKLLADYTRENNVPFVIDDNFDSLYTVLVHCDMLGLKVDIGHSHVFKTGGRKEVGGTIRRVDFHPDPRVLLRNYDTAFSNSVGTPENPAINLTLGIENLLYFVRDVRDFYRFLLGIQRYVGNKRRKAFYLIHTGLIRSLPPYVHPELRRIATSVWVFHSYPTGVRLSILRSPDLDLVGREFTIDVGGVFLGGS; translated from the coding sequence ATGGAGGTTACAATCCCTGAACTCCTTGAACTGGTGAGGCCCGGGGAGACCGTCGTCGTCGAGTACGAGACGTCGTACGTCCCCGAATTCGCCCTCAAGCTTCTCGCCGATTACACGAGGGAGAACAACGTTCCCTTCGTGATAGACGATAACTTTGATAGTCTCTATACCGTGCTCGTTCACTGTGATATGCTCGGTCTTAAGGTTGATATTGGTCACTCTCATGTCTTTAAGACCGGTGGCAGAAAGGAGGTCGGTGGTACAATCAGGCGCGTTGATTTCCATCCGGACCCAAGGGTTCTCCTCAGAAATTACGATACAGCGTTCTCCAACTCTGTTGGAACACCTGAGAACCCGGCCATAAACTTAACCCTCGGTATCGAGAACCTTTTGTACTTCGTCCGCGACGTTCGTGATTTCTATCGCTTTCTGCTTGGAATCCAGCGCTACGTTGGCAACAAGAGGAGGAAGGCGTTTTATCTTATTCACACTGGTTTGATACGGAGCCTTCCTCCCTACGTTCACCCCGAGCTCAGGAGAATAGCCACGAGCGTTTGGGTCTTCCACAGCTATCCTACCGGCGTTAGGCTCTCAATACTCCGCAGTCCAGACCTCGACCTCGTCGGCAGGGAGTTCACCATAGACGTCGGGGGTGTTTTCCTTGGTGGGAGTTGA
- a CDS encoding DUF257 family protein yields the protein MGVELKGLASRDDVISMFNSLRFGGLTLLENYSTMGVELTMYAILNYAYERGLPVLVEDIFDAFAGYVRHFEVMGLTPPMEHVGVLKIGGVDEVGHVVDKIQFEADPTLYLQKKERAIERAMGDDRYVYIVTGFERLLGFQRDVKGVYVIVNHLRENLGNDRRMSFNIIEGNVIRGFPTNPLPLLEGVATSVIELHDHGDMLRLRFRKSVFTFLEGRDEVFLQPADVVGWW from the coding sequence GTGGGAGTTGAACTTAAGGGTCTGGCATCAAGGGACGACGTAATTTCTATGTTCAACTCGCTTCGCTTCGGTGGTCTCACGCTCCTTGAGAACTACTCAACGATGGGCGTTGAGCTCACGATGTACGCCATCCTGAACTACGCCTACGAGAGGGGTCTCCCGGTTCTCGTGGAGGACATCTTTGACGCGTTCGCCGGCTACGTGAGGCATTTCGAAGTCATGGGCCTCACCCCGCCGATGGAGCACGTTGGCGTCCTGAAAATCGGTGGCGTTGACGAGGTCGGCCACGTGGTTGACAAGATTCAGTTCGAGGCGGACCCAACTCTCTATCTTCAGAAGAAGGAGAGGGCCATAGAGCGGGCAATGGGCGACGACAGATACGTTTACATCGTCACGGGCTTTGAGAGGCTCCTCGGCTTCCAGCGCGACGTCAAGGGGGTTTACGTCATCGTCAACCACCTTAGGGAGAACCTCGGGAACGACAGGAGGATGAGCTTCAACATAATAGAGGGCAACGTCATCAGGGGTTTCCCAACGAACCCGCTTCCTCTCCTTGAAGGCGTCGCCACCTCTGTCATCGAGCTTCACGACCACGGAGATATGCTCCGGCTCAGGTTCAGGAAATCCGTCTTCACGTTCCTCGAGGGAAGGGATGAAGTGTTTTTACAGCCCGCCGACGTCGTGGGATGGTGGTAA